The genomic DNA AGCCATCAGCTTGATCAACTCTGATGATGTTTACAAATTTCAACAAATAGAAAAACTCATCGATAGAGTTATTCATAAGATACCATTACCAGCAGATTTTCCAGCAGGGCCTGAATACACATCAAAAGGAGGAGGCCGGAAATTTTCACCCAAAGGTAAATTCAATAAGAAACCTGGAAACAAAAAATTCAATAAGAAGCCTAATATTAAAAAAGATTAAAGAAATTTAAATGACCTAAAAGCTTAACAAATTTTAAGTCCAAAAATTTTTATTTCATCTTTGAAAAAAGCACATTTGCATAAAATTAATCTAAAACCACATGAGTTTATTATTCTTTGTTCTGAGTATTCCAGTTTTGCTAACTATTCCAGCAGCTTTTGCATATCCTTTATTTGAGAAAGCAGGAATACCAGGTTGGAAAGCACTGATCCCCTTTTATAATTTCTTTATTTGGGTAAAGTTAGTTGAGAAATCTTATTGGTGGTACCTATGGTTGATCATACCATTTATCAATGTATTCACATTCATGCTATTATGCATTGAACTCATTAAAGGATTTGAGAAAAACAAACCATTAGATCAGGTTTTAGTAGCCCTGTTCCCTTTTGTATATATGCCCTGGCTAGGAACTAAAAATGAACTAAAATGGATTGCCCCAGAAGATCGTCCTAAGATTAAAAAGTCTACTATTAGAGAATGGACAGATGCCATTGTTTTTGCAGTTATCGCAGCAAGTATCATCAGAATATTCCTTATGGAAGCCTATACAATACCTACTTCTTCTATGGAAAAAAGCTTATTGGTTGGAGATTATCTATTTGTAAGCAAAATGGCTTTCGGGCCAAAATCCCCACAAACTCCAATTGCTTTTCCGTTTGTTCACCACACGCTCCCAATGACCAAAATCACCAAGTCCTATGTTGAATGGTTGGAACTGCCTTATCACAGATATCCAGGATTTGATGTGGTAAAAAATAATGATGTAGTGGTTTTCAATTATCCAAGTGGTGATACTGTGGTTCTAGAAAGACAAAACGAAGATTACTATCAAATAGTTAGAGATAAAGAACTTGAATTAGCAGAAAGATATGGCGACAAATACAAACCAGGAATGGGAAGAAAAGCCATCTGGAAAGCTTATCACGTTACAGATAGACCCGTTGATAAAAGAGAGAATTATATCAAACGCTGTGTAGCCATTGCGGGTGATGTTATCGAAATAAAAGACCGCCAATTATTTGTAAATGGTGAAATGGCTGATAATCCAGAGAATATGCAATTCATGTATGATGTTTACACAAATGGAACTGGTTTTAACAAAAAAACCATTGACAAATTAGACATTACAGAAGGTGGAAGAATGAATAATAGTCATTATGTATTGCCATTGAGTGAGGATAAATTAAAAGTCTTAGAGAAATATCCAAATGTAAAGAAGATTACTCCAAGAATTCAAGCAAAAGGAGAAATCTACTCCCCTATTTTCCCACACGACACTAAGAACTTCCAATGGAACCAAGATAACTTTGGTCCATTAACCATTCCTAAAGCAGGAGAAAATATAAATATAAGCCTCAACAATATTGCACTTTACAAAAAAATCATCATGAAGTATGAGGATAATGATTTTGAAATAAAAGGTGATAAAATCTATATTAATGGAGAATTGGCTACAACATATACTTTTAAACAAGATTATTATTGGATGATGGGCGACAACCGCCACAATTCAGCAGATTCAAGATACTGGGGATTTGTTCCTGAGGATCATGTAGTGGGCAAAGCAGTATTTGTTTGGTTATCATTAGACCCCAACAAAAGTTTAAGTGATGGCAAAATTAGATGGAATAAAATATTTAGAACAATAAAATAATCATAGAAATGGCAACAGCAGAAATTAAAACCAAACATGGTGTTATGAAGGTGGAGTTTTACGAAAACGATGCCCCAAAAACTGTAGAAAATTTTATCAAATTAGCTAAAGATGGCTATTATAACGGATTAACCTTCCATAGAGTCATTCCTGATTTCGTAGTTCAAGGCGGATGCCCTGATGGAACAGGAATGGGTGGACCTGGTTACACAATCAATTGTGAATTAAGTGGAGAAAACCAACGTCACGATCGTGGTGTATTAAGTATGGCTCACGCAGGAAGAAATACTGGTGGATCTCAGTTTTTCATTTGCCACAGCCGTGAAAACACTGCTCATTTAGATCGAAACCATACTTGCTTTGGAAAAGTAATTGAAAACGTTGATATCGTTGATCAAATTCAAGCTGGTGATAAAATGGAAGAAGTTATAATTATCGACTAACCATACATTTTTACAATACAAGAAAGCCTTATTTCATCATATGATTTAAGGCTTTTTTATGTTTATATCATCCATATATTTACATGATGGCTATAAATCAGATTTATCAAAAAACCAACCCTAAGTATAATCCCCTACAAAGCCTACAAACATTAGCCCTACATAACAACAGTAACCTTCAGAAAAACACCTAATAATTATTAATCTCAGCCCATTTATAGTTTTTCAATAGGAACCTAATTATTCTTCTATTGGCCACTAAATATCTCCTTTCTATTAATACCTTGGAATTCCATGATACCAACACAAAAACAAAAGACATGCAAAATTATCTGCAAACAACTGCCTTCACTGATGTTTAGAGATTCATAAACCATTCTTAATCTAATTTTTACACTTCGACTGGGTGAATCCGAAAAATAACAATCCAATCCCAATATGGAGCATTAATGGCTGATCAATTAAATTAAATAAGCAATAAACAATTTCCACCTCAAGCTAAACGGCATGTTACTACATATGTAAATATCCTAATTTTTGTTTCTGAATATCCAATAAAGCATGCCATTCGTGAAAATCACTTAGAAACATTCATAAAATAGAACTTAACTATTATCTAAATTTGAAGTACACAGATTTTAATAATTTAAAAATATTTCTATGAAAAAAACATTACTTTTTTTAATGAGTCTTGTACTTACTATTAGTGTGCAAGCACAATGGATGATTCAAAGTCCAAATTTCCCTGATGAATCAACAGGAGTAAAACACATCAGCATTGTTAACGATGATATTGTATGGATCTCTGCTTATGATGGTTCTGCATCTAGCGAACATCGACAAAATTTCAGCAAAACTATTGATGGTGGTACCACATGGACTGCTGGTATGATTGATGTTGGATCTTCAACCGTAGATATTGCAATGATTACAGCCATTGACGTAGATAAAGCATGGGCTGTTGGATACCCTAACACCTCAGGGCAAGGTGGCATTTTCCATACTTCTGATGGAGGAGTAACTTGGGCACGTCAGGAATCGGCTTCTTACACTGCAGCATCTTCTTTCTCAAACGTTGTTTGGATGGATATTGATGGTAATGGTTTTTGTCAAGGTGACCCAATTGATGGCTACTATGAAAACTATACAACTAATGACTATGGTGCTAATTGGACACGTGTTCCTGAAGCTAATATTCCTACTCCCATTTCTGGTGAATATGGTTATGTCGGCCAAATTTATAGTACAGCAAATTCTATTTGGTATACAACAAATAAAGGAAGAATTTTCAGATCGACTGACAAAGGTTTCAACTGGGAAGCTTTCCAGAGTCCCATTTCAGATTTCGGTAGTGCAACATCAAGTGGAAACATTGCTTTTTCAGATAATAACTATGGTTTACTCATCAACAATACTGGAAGTGTATGGAACACTGAAAATGGTGGAGAAACATGGACTGAGTTAAATACTACAGGAACTATTTTTATGAGTGGTTTAGATTTCGTTGATGGAACTTTGTTTGCTGTAGCCACTGGTGCTGCTACTGATAACTCAGGTTCTGCCTGGACACAAGATGGAGGTATCACATGGAATGTAAATGATGGAGATGTTGACCAACACACTTTTATAGCTCTTAATGAAAACCACCAAGGATGGAGCGGTGGATTCACCGGTGCAGATGGTAGCGGTGGTATTTACAAGTATAATGGGACCTATGTGAAAGTAGAGGAAATGGATGCAAAACAAAACATTACATGCTTCCCAAACCCTACTAACAATTTATTACAAGTGCAATCTCAAGAGCAAATTAAAGAAGTTCGTATTCTTAATTTTGTTGGTCAGATAGTAAATAGAATTCAAGGAACAGATGCTTATATGACCATTGAAATGGCAGGCCTAAAAAACGGTGTTTACTTTGTAGAAGTAGAAACTTTAAATGCTCAGCATTCTGTAAAAGTTGTGAAACAATAAAAACACATCTCATTCATTTCACTTTGAAAAGAGGCTATTTCCTTTATTGGATTTAGTCTCTTTATTTTTGAAGCCTTACCATCCAAAAATAGCACCATTATTTTGGGTTTAAAACCTAGAAAATGACTTCACATGCAATAAACCCAACCTCAATCTCCTAATTATCTTATCAGAACATGTGGTAGAAATGGATATTTTGTGCACAATTCCCTTTTAACAACTTTACGGCATCCTTCTACCCTCCTCCTAATTTTACCCTATTTTTGTATTAAACATAGTATATCCGGATGGCAAAGAAGACAAACAAAACAAAACCAGAAAGCCCTAAAAAAAGCTCAACAAAAACCAAGAAGAAAAGCTCAATAAAAGCTCCTTCCCTGTCATTTATTCAATCGGATAAATTCAAGTTGAGTCTGGGAATATTTCTTCTTCTTCTTTCCATTTACATGACTTTTTCTTTTCTGTCTTATTTATTTTATTGGACGGCCGACTACGATAAAGTTTATAATTTTGAATGGTCCGATTTAAGTGGGACCGTCCCTGTAAATAATTGGGGAGGATATTTAGGGGCTTGGCTGGGACATCTTTTTATTTACAAAATGTTTGGTATCGCTTCCTTTCTTTTCATCCTTATCTTCTTTTTAATGGGAAGCAATCTTACCCTTAGAATAAGTTTTCTTCCTTTCAAGAAAACACTCAAAATTTCATTTGTAACCATGCTTTGGTCTGCTGTTTTCTTTGGAAGTATTTTCCACCATTCCGCTTTAGCTATTTTAGGAGGCACTTTCGGACATCAAGTTTCTTCATGGATTCAAGGTCTTATGGGCATGACAGGACTAATAATCATTCTTGCATTTAGCCTCATTTCGTTTCTTATTGTCCATTTTAACTTTCCTATGAAATGGTTTAATAGATTTTATGCTCAAAAAAGCAAAAACAACATCCAGGATAAGGATGAAACGACTACCAATTTTGATGAAAATAATAATGGCGACAAATACAATACCAACGAATATGCTGTAAAGGAAATAGAAAAAACAGAAGATGACAAGGAATGGCAGGATTCTGTTCCAACACCAGAACCCGTCATTATAAAGGAAGAAGATAACTCTGGGCCAATAACCCTTGTTCACGAAGAGGAAACAAAACTAAAAAAGAAGAACAACCCCAATTTAGATTTGGAATTAGACGAGTCAATGCCAATTGATATAATTGAAAATACAATAACTGAATCTTCATCACATATATCTGAGTCTATTAGTGATATTGAAACAGAAAGTGTAACAGGCATGAATGTGTCCATCGGGAAAGAAGAAGTGGTTGAGGAAACCAAATCTCACAGTATTGATACACCTTATGATCCTACTGAGGATTTATCTGACTATCAACTCCCTCAGATTGATATTCTTGAAGATCATGGTTCGGATAAAATTAATATTTATAAAGAAGAATTAGAAGCCAACAAAAACAGAATTGTTGAGACTTTGAATCACTATAATATTAAGATTCAAAAGATAAAAGCTACTGTTGGACCAACAGTCACCCTCTATGAAATTGTTCCTGCACCAGGAGTTAGGATTTCTAAAATCAGAAACTTAGAGGATGATATTGCTTTGAGTCTTTCTGCTCTCGGAATTAGAATTATTGCTCCAATTCCTGGAAAAGGTTCCATTGGAATTGAAGTACCAAATAGCAAACCCGAAATTGTTCCCATGCGTGCTGTCATTCAATCCAAAATATTTCAGGATTCAACTTATGAACTACCAGTAGTAATGGGAAAAACCATTAGCAATGAAAGTTACATTTTCGATCTAGCCAAAATGCCTCACCTTCTTATGGCGGGTGCTACAGGGCAAGGTAAATCTGTAGGCTTAAATGCTATCATTACCTCACTACTTTATAAAAAACATCCAGCACAATTAAAATTTGTTATGGTTGATCCTAAAAAAGTAGAACTTACTTTATTTAGCAAAATTGAAAGGCATTTCTTAGCCAAACTTCCGGATAGCGAAGAGGCAATCATAACAGATACACAAGCTGTTGTTCAAACACTATACTCCTTAGTGAAGGAAATGGATAACCGCTATGATTTATTAAAAGATGCTCAAGTAAGAAATATTAAAGAATATAATGCCAAGTTTATTGCTCGTCGATTAAATCCAAATAACGGCCACAAATACATGCCATATATAGTATTGGTTGTGGATGAGTTTGCTGATTTAATGATGACGGCAGGTAAGGAAGTTGAAGGACCAATTGCTCGTTTGGCCCAGTTGGCTCGTGCCATCGGAATTCACTTAATCATTGCCACTCAACGTCCATCAGTAAATGTTATTACTGGTATTATTAAAGCCAACTTCCCAGCTCGCATTGCTTTTAGAGTAACATCAAGAATCGATTCTCGAACTATCCTTGATTCAGGAGGAGCAGATCAATTAATTGGTCGTGGAGATATGTTAATGTCAACTGGTAACGATATGGTCAGAATACAATGTGCCTTTATTGATACGCCTGAAGTTGATAGCATTACTGAATTTATTGGAAGCCAAAGAGCCTATACTTCAGCATATATTCTGCCAGAAAGCGAAAGTGACATAGGAGACCAAGGTTCTGAAATTACCATTGCCGATAGAGATGAATTATTTGAAGATGCTGCAAGAGTAATAGTAAATGCTCAACAAGGTTCAACTTCTTTAATTCAAAGGAAACTTAAACTGGGATATAATAGGGCAGGCAGAATTATAGATCAATTAGAGTCCGTTGGCATTGTAGGACAGTTTGAAGGAAGTAAAGCAAGAGAAGTTCGTGTGGCCAATGAAATGGCTTTGGAACAGTTTTTGAAAGACCTTTATGCTAAAGAGCTAGAATAATAATTGAATTATTGTACTTTTGCTCGCTATTTAATAAATTATCCTAATACTATTACAATGAAAAAAGGTATTCAATACATGATCATACTTGCCATTAGCTTAAGTTTCATGAACATGAGTTTTGCTCAAAAAGCAGAAGATATTCTTGAGGAGCTTAGTACAAAAACTAACTCCTATAAAAATATTAAAACCAGTTTTGCTTATAAAATGGTGAATTTAGAAGCGGAGATTGACGAGACTACCAATGGAACATTAATTGTAGCAGGTAACAAATACCATTTAAATATAGCCGGACAAGAAGTTATATGCGACGGAGAAACCCTTTGGACTTATCTAGCAGACAGCGAAGAAGTACAAGTCAATGAAGTTAGTGATGACGAAGGCTTCAGCCCTACTAAACTATTATCGAGCTATAATGATGACTATACCTCAAAACTAGGAGATGACATTATTAAAGAAGGCGTATCTTTTTATCAATTAAATCTTAAACCAAAAGATAAAAACTCTAATTTCGATTATGTTGTATTATCAGTAAATAAGGAATTATTACAGCTTTCGGAGTTTACCATGTACGATTTTGATGGAAACATATTTTCTTATGAAATCAAGCAATTTGTTACTGATAGTGAAATTCCATCAGACAGTTTTACATTTGACACTGCAAAATATCCAAATGTAGATGTTATTGATATGCGCTAACTGAAATTAGTCCATCCACTTTTTAAAAACCTTTTTCATATCTTCAAAATTTACTGGTTTAGAAATAAAATCTTTCATCCCAGCATTTAAACATTGTGCTTCAGACTCCCCTAATACATTTGCTGTCATGGCAAATATCAATGGTGCTTTTCTCCCTAAGTCCTGATGATGTTTGAGAATATTTCTAGTAGCATCCAAACCATCCATTTCAGGCATTTGCACATCCATTAAAATTATGTCATAATCTTTTTCCATACAAGCTTCCACAGCCAAGCGACCATTCACCGCCAAGTCGGCTTCTAAGCCTAGGTTCTTTAACTGACTCAATGTTACTTTCTGATTGATTAGATTATCCTCGGCAACTAATATCTTTAACTCCGATAACTTAAAGCTAGAATCCGTCTTAGCTAGAATCATTTTATTTCTATCATCCTCTAATAATCCCATAGCTAACCTAATGGAACGACATAATTTATGCTCGCGGGCAGGTTTCATTAAATAGATATTAAACAAATCTCTTTCTTGTGGACTAAAATCTACTTTAATACTAGAAAGAATAATGATCGGAAGAGCAGAAAAGCCTGATGTAGTTCTTATTTTCGAAGCTACCTCAATACCTAAACAATCGGGCATCTGCATATCTATAATTGCTAAATCGATATTTAGTACTTCAAATTTCTCTATGGCCAATAAAGGATCTTGAAAAGCAAAAACCTCAAATCCCCAAATAGACAATTGCTTCGTTAAAATGGTTAAATTGGTTTCATTATCATCAAGTATTAAAGCTCTTTTATTTTCAAATATGCATTCATCAGATATGTTTCCTGGTAAATGTTCCGACTTGTCCATCTTTGCAAGAATAGTGAAATAAAATACAGACCCTTTGTTTTCTTCCGACTCCAGTCCAATTTGGCCACCTAATAAATTTACCAATTGCTTACTGATGGCTAATCCTAAGCCAGTACCCTCAAAGCGTCTTGCAATACTTGCATCCACTTGTGAAAACGATTGGAACAAACGATCAATCTTATCCTTTGGAATACCGATGCCTGTATCTTTCACTCTAAACTCTACTTCAACACCCTCCTCCGAGCTGTTTATTATTCCAAGATGCAGCAGAATTTCTCCCTCAAAAGTGAACTTTATGGCATTATTTATCAAATTAACAAGTACTTGTTTTAACCGATGTGGATCAGAAATAATATATTTCGGCAAATTATCATCATAAGTTAACAAAAGCTCCAGTTTCTTTTTTGCTGCAGTAGAGGAAAGCAGAGCGAGTACATCTTCGGCCGTTTCTACTAAATTGAAACTTTGCAATTCCAACTCCATTTTTCCTTGCTCAATCTTAGAGTAATCTAAAATATCATTAATTACGGTCAATAGATTATCTCCACTTATTTTTATAGTTTCCACATACTCAAATTGCTCCTTTGTAAGATCCGTGCGTTTTAGAAGATCTGTCATTCCAATGACACCATTCATAGGTGTTCTGATTTCATGACTCATAGTAGCCAAAAACTCTGCTTTAACCTTAGCTCCTTGCTCAGCTTTTAGTTTGGCTTGCTTAAAATAATAAGCAAATTGATAAGATAGAATTAGAGATTGAAAGAAAAAGAATAATAAATACCCAATGAAATACCAATAAGGATAAGCAGGTAAATAGCCCATATAATTCAAGATATGAGTTACAAAAACACTAAAAAGGACAAGAACACTTATTATTCCATAAAAAGATCCTGCTCTCTTTCGATAAGCAGCAAAAACAAAAATCCATGTTCCATAGGCTATATAAACAAATAAAATCCCAAAAAATGGTAATATCAAAAAGGTGAAAATTTTACTACTTAAGAAAATGGTGATAAATACCAATACCAATGACATGGCTTTTAAAACATTGGCTGCCCACTTTTTGGTTTCTTGTGGATATACCGATTGAATAAAAAGCATAAAAAAGAAGGGACTCAAAAACAAGGTAATATATTCTAGCCTTACCGTCAGGTGCCAACTTAAATTTGGGAATATGGAATGAAGATAATACTCCCCTGTCCCGATAATCCTATAGCTGTAAACCAAACAAAACATGCTAAAATATAAAATAGCTTTATTATGCCTACCAAAAATAAACAACCCCATAAAAAACAATCCTCCCATGAGTAATGCTCCTGTCAAAAGCAGATCTATACCAATAAGTTTTTCTCTTTCCTGAAGTACATTTTTGGCTTTACCTAAAAGTGGAGGTATAATAAGACCACCTTTACTATGATGAAAATTAGAGATTAGAATAACGAGTTCCATACTATCTGAATGAACCCGAAAGGGATATGCTTGAGGAAGCCAATGCGGAACTGACTCTTCCTCTTTGTCAGATACCACACCATTCTTAGCAATGAGCTTTCCATCCATATAAAATTCATAAGCAGAATAGAAGTCATGAAGCCTAAAGGCGAGTATTTCATTGGTTTTGGGCATCAGTAAGGTCAATCGGTAAGTTGCATATCCATAAGATGAATAGGAATCACCCTCCAAATCACCCCAAAGGTGAGGGAAGTAAAGATATTCTGGATTCATATTCAAAATAAACTGGTGTGGCCTTATCAGTTTATTCCAATAAAACTCCCATTCCCCAGGTAATTCAATAATACTTTTCTCATCCCAATCACGCAGATCTAAAACACCATTTTTAGCATATATCCCATTATTTCCAACATCAGTTGCCGCTCCAAAAAGAGGAAATACCAAACAAAGAAGCCAACAACCGATAATATTTCGAGCTAATAGGAACATAAAAATCGAGTTTTCTAATAATCTATTTATTTCAATTAACTAATATACAAAAATTAACAAGCCTTTTCTACTAGCTTTTTATTATTTGGGATTATACTCAAATTCTATTGTTTTTATTAACCAAAATCATTACATTTACAATAAGAAATCAATTATTAAACAATTCAGACATGAAACATAAAATTTGGTATGATGACAAAACTGGAATTACCTTCATAGAGTTTGTTGGTGATTACTTAAGAAAGGATGTTGAAGAAGTCATTAATACAGTAAAAGAAAAATTTGAAGGAAAACCCTATAAACAATTACTCACCATAATGAGTATTAACGACAAAGTCGAAAACAGAGAAACTCGTGAAGCTTCAAGCAAAGGATTAGCCACAACAGGAGCAACCGATATTGCCTTTGTTGGTGGGAGTGCCGCAAACAGAATGGTAGCAAGAGTCTTAATCAAAACAGGTGTTATTAAAATAAATGGTGACTTTTTCAAATCTGAAGAAAAAGCTATAGAATGGTTGAAAAGTAAAAGATCATAAAAAAATGGAAGAAAATTTAGAATTATCAAATGTAAAAGCACGCATCGATCATATTGAAGATGTACTTTCATCAGTAGCTGCTGGAGATTTAGATATCAGAGTTGAATCAAATATTGAAGATGATCTCACTGGTATTGAAGAAGCTATTAATATTTTAATTGACGATCTCACCTATGAGCTCAAACAAAGTATTAATATGCAAAATGATCTTCAAGAAAAACTAAAGAAAATCCAAGAACAACAAAAGACTATTGTTCAACAACAAGAAGATTTAATGGAACTTTCGAGTCCTGTAAGTAAAGTTTGGGACAATATCCTCATCCTTCCTGTAATTGGAACTTTAGATAGCCAAAGAACTCAAATCATGATGGAGAATCTTCTTCAAAAAATTGTGGATACCAGTTGCACCATGGCCATTCTTGATATCACTGGAGTACCGACTGTTGATACTCAAGTGGCAAATCACCTTTTAAAAACAGTAACTTCTGCAAGGCTTTTAGGCGCCGATTGTATCATCAGCGGAATTAGTCCTGCTATAGCACAAACCATTGTTCACCTTGGAATTGATTTATCTATCATTAGAACCAAAGCAACATTACAAGACGCCATGATTTATGCTATGAAGCAAAATAAAAAATCGGGAGCAGTCATAGCAAGTAGTATGGAAGAAATAGAAGAAAGAGAGGAATAATGGATCATTTTCAAGAAAAAAAGATCCCTATTATAAAAATAGGCTCATATTTAATCGTATCTATTCAGGTAGATATGCACGACAAACTTGCCCTCCAATTACAATCTCAAATTCTAAATGAAATTGAGAAAACAGGAGCCAAAGGAGTTCTAATTGATATTTCTGTTTTAGAAATGGTAGATAGTTTCATTGGCAGAATGCTTTCAGGAATGGCATCTATGGCAAGCATTATGGATGCGGCTGTAGTAATTGTAGGTATGCAACCAGCAGTAGCAATAACCCTAGTAGAACTCGGCCTCGAAATGCCAGGAGTTGATACCGCATTAAATATGGAACGAGGAATGGAGCTTCTTGAAAGAAGAATGGCCTCCATCAATGATGATTAAAAAGTTCAGACTATGCAAGCTTTTGAATATGATAGCGATTGGACTGAGCTGGGTGTTTTTCCTGTGAAAACAGAAAACGATATAGTAAAAGTTCGTCAAATGGCACGACAGTATGCCAAGGATTTCAAAATGGGAATCGTTGAGCAAACTCGAATAACCACGGCTGTTAGCGAACTACTCAGAAACATGTACCAATACGCAAATGGAGGTGAAGTAACCATTAACCAAGGTTATTTCGATGGGCATAATGCACTCATATTTACCTTTGAAGACCAAGGCCCAGGAATAGAAAACCTTGATTTGGCCATGAGCGATGGCTATACCTCTGGAGGCGGTATGGGTTATGGCTTACCTGGGGCAAAACGACTGGTAGACTCCTTTGAAATAAGAACAGAAGTAAATACTGGAACACTAATTCGACTCATGAAATGGAAGTAAAACGAAGTCATATTTTAAGTTTCCCTATAGATAATGAATCTGATGTTGGAGTCTGTCGAAGGAAGTCAGCTGTACTGGCTTCCCAAATAGGTTTTAACCAAGTAAAAACTGGTGAAATTGCAATTATTGTAACAGAGTTAGTTACCAATGTATTAAAACATGGTGGAGGCAGCGGAAAAGTAGTTATCTGCCAATTAGAAAATAACATCAACCAAAAAGCCATTGAGCTTTGGTGTTGTGATTCTGGGGAGGGAATTTCAAATTTTAATGATGTGCTTAAAGATGGAGTAAGCAATGCTAATACATTGGGACTTGGCTTAGGAAGCATTAGAAGATTTAGCGATGAATTAGAAGTAAATCCGGAACCTCATTCTGAAATTAATGAAATCTATTTTGACGATTTACATACTTTTAAAAACTGTATAAGATCACGTAAATGGTTACCACCTAAACAATGGTTAGGAAACAATTCAAAATTAGAAACGGGTGTGGCATCCAGACCAAAACCTGGTGAAACCTTAAATGGTGATGGCCATGTCATTACTCATATTAACTCAAACAATTGTGTTGCAGCTTGTATCGATGGTTTAGGTCATGGAAAAGAAGCCAATATCGCTTCCCAACTCGCCAAACAAGCCATCATACAAAAAGCAGAACTTCCTCTCGATGCTTTAATGAAAAACATTCACCAATCTATTAGAGGAACAAGAGGAGTGGTTATGGGTTTAGTTTCCATAAATACAGAACAA from Lentimicrobium sp. L6 includes the following:
- a CDS encoding peptidylprolyl isomerase, whose amino-acid sequence is MATAEIKTKHGVMKVEFYENDAPKTVENFIKLAKDGYYNGLTFHRVIPDFVVQGGCPDGTGMGGPGYTINCELSGENQRHDRGVLSMAHAGRNTGGSQFFICHSRENTAHLDRNHTCFGKVIENVDIVDQIQAGDKMEEVIIID
- a CDS encoding T9SS type A sorting domain-containing protein translates to MKKTLLFLMSLVLTISVQAQWMIQSPNFPDESTGVKHISIVNDDIVWISAYDGSASSEHRQNFSKTIDGGTTWTAGMIDVGSSTVDIAMITAIDVDKAWAVGYPNTSGQGGIFHTSDGGVTWARQESASYTAASSFSNVVWMDIDGNGFCQGDPIDGYYENYTTNDYGANWTRVPEANIPTPISGEYGYVGQIYSTANSIWYTTNKGRIFRSTDKGFNWEAFQSPISDFGSATSSGNIAFSDNNYGLLINNTGSVWNTENGGETWTELNTTGTIFMSGLDFVDGTLFAVATGAATDNSGSAWTQDGGITWNVNDGDVDQHTFIALNENHQGWSGGFTGADGSGGIYKYNGTYVKVEEMDAKQNITCFPNPTNNLLQVQSQEQIKEVRILNFVGQIVNRIQGTDAYMTIEMAGLKNGVYFVEVETLNAQHSVKVVKQ
- the lepB gene encoding signal peptidase I, with the translated sequence MSLLFFVLSIPVLLTIPAAFAYPLFEKAGIPGWKALIPFYNFFIWVKLVEKSYWWYLWLIIPFINVFTFMLLCIELIKGFEKNKPLDQVLVALFPFVYMPWLGTKNELKWIAPEDRPKIKKSTIREWTDAIVFAVIAASIIRIFLMEAYTIPTSSMEKSLLVGDYLFVSKMAFGPKSPQTPIAFPFVHHTLPMTKITKSYVEWLELPYHRYPGFDVVKNNDVVVFNYPSGDTVVLERQNEDYYQIVRDKELELAERYGDKYKPGMGRKAIWKAYHVTDRPVDKRENYIKRCVAIAGDVIEIKDRQLFVNGEMADNPENMQFMYDVYTNGTGFNKKTIDKLDITEGGRMNNSHYVLPLSEDKLKVLEKYPNVKKITPRIQAKGEIYSPIFPHDTKNFQWNQDNFGPLTIPKAGENINISLNNIALYKKIIMKYEDNDFEIKGDKIYINGELATTYTFKQDYYWMMGDNRHNSADSRYWGFVPEDHVVGKAVFVWLSLDPNKSLSDGKIRWNKIFRTIK
- a CDS encoding DNA translocase FtsK — its product is MAKKTNKTKPESPKKSSTKTKKKSSIKAPSLSFIQSDKFKLSLGIFLLLLSIYMTFSFLSYLFYWTADYDKVYNFEWSDLSGTVPVNNWGGYLGAWLGHLFIYKMFGIASFLFILIFFLMGSNLTLRISFLPFKKTLKISFVTMLWSAVFFGSIFHHSALAILGGTFGHQVSSWIQGLMGMTGLIIILAFSLISFLIVHFNFPMKWFNRFYAQKSKNNIQDKDETTTNFDENNNGDKYNTNEYAVKEIEKTEDDKEWQDSVPTPEPVIIKEEDNSGPITLVHEEETKLKKKNNPNLDLELDESMPIDIIENTITESSSHISESISDIETESVTGMNVSIGKEEVVEETKSHSIDTPYDPTEDLSDYQLPQIDILEDHGSDKINIYKEELEANKNRIVETLNHYNIKIQKIKATVGPTVTLYEIVPAPGVRISKIRNLEDDIALSLSALGIRIIAPIPGKGSIGIEVPNSKPEIVPMRAVIQSKIFQDSTYELPVVMGKTISNESYIFDLAKMPHLLMAGATGQGKSVGLNAIITSLLYKKHPAQLKFVMVDPKKVELTLFSKIERHFLAKLPDSEEAIITDTQAVVQTLYSLVKEMDNRYDLLKDAQVRNIKEYNAKFIARRLNPNNGHKYMPYIVLVVDEFADLMMTAGKEVEGPIARLAQLARAIGIHLIIATQRPSVNVITGIIKANFPARIAFRVTSRIDSRTILDSGGADQLIGRGDMLMSTGNDMVRIQCAFIDTPEVDSITEFIGSQRAYTSAYILPESESDIGDQGSEITIADRDELFEDAARVIVNAQQGSTSLIQRKLKLGYNRAGRIIDQLESVGIVGQFEGSKAREVRVANEMALEQFLKDLYAKELE
- a CDS encoding outer membrane lipoprotein carrier protein LolA; translation: MKKGIQYMIILAISLSFMNMSFAQKAEDILEELSTKTNSYKNIKTSFAYKMVNLEAEIDETTNGTLIVAGNKYHLNIAGQEVICDGETLWTYLADSEEVQVNEVSDDEGFSPTKLLSSYNDDYTSKLGDDIIKEGVSFYQLNLKPKDKNSNFDYVVLSVNKELLQLSEFTMYDFDGNIFSYEIKQFVTDSEIPSDSFTFDTAKYPNVDVIDMR